GTAGCGCAGGAGTCCGACAATATTTCCAAAGTTGGCTGCGCAGTTTttttgtggtagaaaataattgtcTATTTTCCACCGCATGaggcgttcctggcagtaatcggagcatggccacattgctatgcactgcctgattactgcatgaatactgcgtgagcccttaccactttctaaataggtgatggtaagggcttaggcagtaaatagctgcatgctaattttaatattaatacacggccatttactgccccatttttaaaaagacctttttcctgctgtgataaaaagtgggccagcgcatgccaaaactagtgcaggccacttttttaccacggcttagtaaaagggccgctaggtgacttgcccagagtcacaaggaactgcagtgggggaAAAATagcatacctttaatcacacaattaatcaTGATtggaattttaattgaaatgcagccctattttTTTATGAATAAATTAAGGTCATATACCCATTATAGGGAATGGGCACAAAGGAGAGGAGAAATAGCCAAACTGTTATGGGTATACCAGGGATTCCAAGCAGGACTTGTCTAGTTTCATCTGTGATCTCTAATTCTATGAGCCATGGGCCATATCTGACCTAGAAAAATGGGGAGGAACAACAGTTGatgtgtgtgcgggggggggggggggggggataaactgCTACAGGCAGTAGAATGCCAGATTACACTGGGAGCAAACTCCTCCTGAAACTGGCCTATTGGGTTAGGGATGTATCTGCTGAGGAAAGGATTGCTTAAAGAGGCTATGTAAGATTGCggtgagggagggaagagagggatgaACAGGGCTCTGGGAGGTTCTGAGGAAGTCTTAAGTGGAATAATCATACAGCTAAAATGTGCATACATTTCTGAGATGTAGTCTGGATAAACAATTATCCGAATAAAGCTGCAAAACTTCAGgagtagccagtggtgtgctggtaaatgtttaacaacaggctctctccctggtccccctctgcgccccccccccccccaaattgcagagctggctatagccggggagagagcctggggggggggggggtggcaatgcattacttcaggaaaaaaatgttaaatgatcccaggttccaatctaattcatgtttaatgtgcgataaaataccataaataagtaaagaaatataaacttttaatattgagcacctgattctcaaagtgaacatattccaaacactataatgaaaataaaattatttttttctacctttgttgtctggtgactgtttttctgatcatgctggcctagtatccgattctgctgctatctgtcctcttaacttcgtttccagggcttcctttccatttatttctttcctttcctcctttcttcttcatttctggtcctcagcttctgcctattttcttcatccatgtgcagtttttctcctctcttccttttccctcatctcatctccttcctcactcttcctttccctccatccatgtccagcatttcttctctctccccacctctcccctgccctccatccacccatgtccagcagtgaccctcctctcccctgccctgcatgcacccatacccagcaaccctcctctcccctgccctgcatgcacccatacccagtgaccctcctttcccctgccctccatccacccatgtccagcagtgaccctcctctaccctgccctgcatgcacccatacccagtgaccttcctttcccctgccctccatccacccatgtccagcagtgaccctcctctcccctgccctgcatgcacccatacccagtgacccttctctcccctccatccacaaatgcccagcgactcccttctctcccctgccaccccctcccgagttgttcggcgaattctcctccctcactccggatccggtccctcatgtcaccgacctgactcttcaaattcttttgggcaggcagtcttgcctgcccgctgccagcgctgactctccccctctggcgctgccggttcatgcttcaaaatggccgccaagacttacaagggcagcctccaagagttcagcagaagtctcgcgaggccgcctttggaagtctcggtggccatttttaaagcgtgaaccggcagcaccagcgggggagagtcagcgctggcagcgggcaggccagattgcctgccccgaagaattagaagagtcaggtcagtgatgtgagggaccggatccggagggagggaggagagccggctcgcgcgttttaacaaccggctcacaagtcggaagaaaagttaacaaccggctcttgcaagccggtgcgagccggctccagcacaccactgggagtagccctcacactctggaattcactcccaCTCAACACTACCTCTATTTCAGCAGCAAGTGGAAGCCTGGCTGTTcgcccaagcctttaatacatctGCAACTGAATGCTCAGAAGTAAACACGGGTGCTAAAGGGGTTAACTCcagactagtgcctgcatttaccgGCCCAGTATGCTGGAAGACCCCTACCGCTGCAAATAAGGAGTGCAACCATGAtctgcacaagtagcatgcaaatgcatgcaaacagggGACATTACCTATTCGCACCTATTCGCATATGTCCGTCAACTCCACAAGCATGCCCGTAATGCCACAAATCCTACACCAGCTCGAAGCTGGTATAAAGGTGGAGAATGTTAGATTTTGTGCAGCAGTTAAACCCAGTCCAAGTCAAATCCACTTCTCACTGTAGGACCGGAGAGTAAAGGTGCTTACGATTGCTGCAAAATGATTCCGGATTTTATTTTGTCTCATGAAAAATAATTCCATCAAGCTACATCAGAGGacgaatcttttatttattttttttttttacagattattAACCTATGGCCTTGAACTGTTTCTagataccccctccctcccagaccTTTGGTGCTGGTcagctttcctctctcttcctcctctccccccccccccaagtgttcTACCAACGACGCAGGAGAGCTGTACTTAACGCATAACTCTTCAGCACATGTGCCAGGCACCACCTGCCCACTTTACTTCCTCAATCTTGAAGCTAATAAtgcacatataatttgcatactattagcttcAAGCATGAGGAAGTTATCCATGGGCGCTGCTGTAATGGTAAACTCCGGCATGATTCCATACAGCGCTGGAGTTTGAGCATCGAGGCATTGGTGATTGACTATTCACTCACTCCACACCTAGACAAGCTTGCAGCACACTCTTTAATTGAGAAAAGTTCCTCATaccttattcaactgtacatataattttgCCCGCAGTCTACCTAAACATTTATCCCAATTACCTTTGTCTTACCCATCTTGTCTGTCTAATGTCCCAACTGCACTTGTCCCCTCTGCTATTAAGATTTTTCATGTAATGTGCAGACATTGGTGCCCTTTCACGAAAGTGCTTTGTATTTTACACTTATGGGGCCTTAAGGCAAAAATTTAATGTGCAGGAAGTACAAAGACAATGTATTGGGGgtgtgcctactactactactattaaacatttctatagcgctactagacttacgtagcgctgtacaaattaacatgaaaagacagtccctgctcaacagagcttacaatctaaattggacagacgaacagacagctaggggtggggaaattgcagtggtaggggtgataagtgagggtgttgagtaagagagtcatggttaggagtggaaagcagtagcaaagaggtggactttaagcctagacttgaagacagccagagactgagcctgaagtactggctcagggagtctattccaggcatagggagcagcgagatagaaggaacggagccgggagttagcagtgggggagaagggttcTCTGCCGTTCCCATATAAAAAATGTTCATTAGCATGCTGAACTCTGATCCCAATTACCAGAGATGCACTGAGCACCTCCTATTTAATTGCACAAGTGACAGTGATTAGTATTGCTGTGAGTTACCTGCAATATGCTTTTCATGTCTATTCTCTGTCTGTGCTCTCATatgcggaaaggctaaagaggttagggatcttcagcttggaaaagagacagatgaggggagatatgattgagatctagaacatcctgagtggtgtagaacgagtagaagtgaattgatttttttactcgttccaaaagtacaaagactaggggacactcaaggaagttacatggaaatatttttaaaacaaataggaggaaatattttttcactcaacgaatagttaagctctggaactctttgccggaggatgtggtaacagtggttagtgtatctgggtttaaaaaaggtttggacaacttcctggaggaaaagtccatagtctgctattgagacagacatggggaagtaacAATTGAATCCAAGGGTGAAAAAAGAGAAGCAGGAGCAGAGCCTCTATGTAGGTAACCACAGTCAAGAAAGGAGTAGAGGATAAACAAAATGATGATCAGCCATCCTCACCAGTGTAAtgggacccgacacaggccatgtttcattgGGCTCTAAAGCCTGATGACTAGTTAACAAGGTGTGTCTTTGGTGCAGGAAAGAATGAACTGAACCTTACAATGGTATCACTGAAAAGGTGCTGGAAGAGCAAGGACTGAAAACATCTtagtgaagcagcaaaacaaacaatTGAATCCCCCATGCACTGGCTTAAACTAATCCACATGCCTTATTTTTCTGCTCTCATCTGGAATTGGGAATGAGTTGTCTACTAATACCCTGCAAGTTATTTTCCCAGCTATGATTAGCAAAGTCCACTATTCTGCTTTCCCAGTACAGTGGCCAAAATGACTCTCCATGCCTAGACCCACATGGTAAAGATCTGTCTGTTCTCCTCAGGGAGTGTCTACTTTGCTGCCTTTCATATCATTTCTGATTCTTGAAGCTCTCTCTGTTCTTAGAACTGTAAAAAACCAGAAACAGCGTAGTTCAATCCTTGGAAAGAAATTCTGCGTTAGAGTGTCCAACAATGGGGCAATAAGTGAAAGGTGACTGTGTTACACCAATATACTGTTCTCAGTAACTTAAGATGACAAAAGACCATAAAAACGTTAAGACACTCAAATAAGAATTTGATAACTcctttttatgtaaaaaaaagtgCTGGTTCATTACAGTGACTAACAAAATACATCTAAATCTTTCTTTAAGGCATCTCAAATGTCATTAAAAAGAATTCTCTacttaaagggtccttttactaagctgtggtaaatgctAGCGCCAAGCTTACCACAGTTTAAAGGGTTAACGTGAGAACCCATACCACCtaaaaaataggtgttggtaagtgctcatgcaataatattttttaatggcagtgtgctaatggcaacattagcgtatGGACAAACTAAAGGTATCAAAAAAGGGAACTGGTTCCTTCCAATAACTATACATATAATTACAGAACACAGTCATTCAAGTGTAAGCATAACACAGTCCTTTCATAAAGGAGGAAAAACGCCTCAAGAGAGAATCCCTCCCATTTGTGTAACTGGGATAAGGATTACAATTTCATCATCATAGGCAGTCGAAAAAACCTCCttattttttgtatatatatgtttttgaaaaaatatttttctaacaaaacaaaaaatcgcCTTACAATGGCTTTACCAAATGAACTCTAAACATTACTTAGCTCGGTAGGCTGAAAACTTTCTCCTTCTGGACCGTGATTAGGCTGTGGTCAACGGGTCCCGTTTCACATTccgctgcttcaggaccacagcttTAACAACCAGACTATTCAACGGTCTTATTTCCTAAaaacacaaaaaggaaaaagCTTAAATTTCTAACATATACTTAAACAATTCGTTCTTCTACATACTGTCTATGCTTACAGACCGTTCATAAGGCGGCCATATATAAAGATCGTGACATCACACGCTGTCATCAGGGTCCAATCACAATGCTTCAACTGAAAAACACGCCCTCGATAAAAAATGGGCGTCAATGTTTCAAAAAATCTACACTTCTCATATCAGAACAAATGTCagaaaaatatcagaaaaaatgCACCCATTCAAtcttgcaacaaataaataaaaaataaaataattccacTTTCTATcgtagcttagtgaaaggaccccttaatatccAATTAAGAAAATGACATCCTAAAGAcatcacaaaggggtccttttactaagatgcaccgaaaattgggctgcgctagtgtaggtgtgtgttttgggcgcacgcagatccatttgtcagcacacctgtaaaaaaggcccttttaaaatttttgccaaaaatggacatgcggcaaaataaaaattgacgtgcatccattttgggtctgaaaccttaccgccagccattgacttagcggtaaggtctcatgcaataaccgtgcagtaatcatctatgcaTGTAGAATGACGATCACTGCCAGGTTTTCGCCATGTacgggaaaataaaaattattttcccgcgcacataaaaaatgaaattaccacccgggccttgcggtagccaggtggtagctccaaattgacaCGTAGGAGCctatcggccttattttcgaaagtgatgggtgcccatatttcgacccaaatcgggagatgggtgcccatctcgcaaaggcgcccaaatcggtataatcgaaagccgattttgggtgtcttcaactgcattccgtcgcgggaacaaacaaagttgaccggggcatgtcagaggcgtggtgaaggcaggactggggtgtgtttatcggccgaggagagatgggcgccttcggccgataatcgaaaaaaaagggcagcagaagcgagaatttgggtcgcttttgctggacccttttttttcatgaacaagtccccaaaaagtgctccaactggccagatgggatgacctcccctgactcccccagtggtcactaaccccctcccaccacaaaaaaaaagaactttaaaaactttttttgacagcctgtatgcgagcttcaaatgtcatacctagctccctgacagcagtatgcaggtccctggagcagttgttagtgggtgccgtggacttcaggcaggcggacccaggcccatccccccctacctgttccacttgtgctggttaatgttgagccctccaacccccccccccccaaaaaaaacccactgtacccacatgtaggaaggctgtggtaatggtgtaggcttgtgggcagtgggttttggtggggggtgctatgcatctgggagctattttaatttttttttttaatttgtaaaagtgccccctacagtgcccagttggtgtcctggcatgtgagggggaccagtgcactacgaatcctggcacctcccacgacccaatgccttggatttgttcgtttttgagctgggcgccttcggtttccattatcgctgaaaaacgatagcgcccagctcaaatccacccaaaacctaggcatttgccccgcacaacccgtattatcgaaaaaaagatgggtgcccatcttttttcgaaaatacagtttgtcccgccccttcgcatggccgcccacggagatgggcacccactttcgattatgcccctccacgcgacttagtaaaagggccccaaagccaTTTGAAAAATCCTCTTTCCTTCATGACACCAGAGAAAAATGATGTGATTTATTTTCTCATGACAGTCTAATCATTTCAATAATAGAGGTGGGTAAAAAGGCTAGGTCTGTTGATTTCCAAATGCTTGGTGCAACTGTTCCTGTTCAGTAATCTAGACAGATGGAAGACAATTCCATTGTGCTTTTCACAACAATGCCATCCCAGCGCAGTACGCCACATGCCAGGCTCAATTGTTAGTCATTGACCATGTACACTATTACATATGCATAGGAGAAAAGAAGGCTTTTTCATCAGGATTACCTTAATAGCATTAAGAGATTATTTTTTATAAAATTTGCCTGGAAGAAAATTCACTTAAATGAGATTACTTATTACTTGGCTGGTTCACTATAACACTGCTGAGTTTAGGTAGCTGCTGTGGAATAGGGGGTATGAAGTAGAGCAAAAATATGATTTTATACATTAGTGATTTCACATAAAAGAAAAGTTGCTATATTTGTGCACAGCTGCTTTTGAGAAAGTTAAGTAGATGTTCTGGTTAGGAGAGATAACACTTTTTGTCCCTCTAGGTGCTTCCCCTGGTGTGGCCCATTAGTTGGTAATTACTAGCAAACAAATAAACAATTAACTCCTCTCTCCTCTTGGTGGAAGAGCCAGCATTGAGATGCTAAAACTTTGTAAATGAAAGATTTTAATTAATGACGTTGTAAATCCACCCCCTTGTCAACACAGCTCTAAGGAGAGCCTTCAAAAAGAGTCCACCAAGCACTGGAACTGGAGAACTACAGCACAGAAGGGTGCCGGCATGGCAAACACACCTGTTTGTGCAGCCACTACAGGGCCGTCACCAAACATGCAAAAGGGAATCTGTTTGGTGGGCAACAAATCCTCACAATGTTCCTTTTCTATTGAAAGCATTTTGGGATTAGACAAGGCGAGAGAATACACACTAGCTTTAAAGCCTTATAGACCATGGCTGGAACCAGGAATAAATTCAGGTATGTCACCACTTTGCAGAGCAATATAGGGTCAGCAGCATGGGAAAATGTAGGCAGTGCATGACGAGAATGCTAGTTCTAGTGACTTGATCAACTTCAATATATGTATTAAGGACGTTCATATGAGTGGATTCAATGTAGGAGCTAATTCTAAACTGGCATTTCTGTATCCTATGAAATCTGGCATAATGAAAGTGAATGCTGTAATTCCATTacctgtgttttttttattttcagttttctttgtttgttttgtagggGAAGATGCTAGTAACCCCTGTCTGCACATTCCCATCCTCTCTTATGAAAACCCATTTTTCCATGCTGTAAACTATACAATGCCGGGAGAGAGAATTGTGCACTATGAAAAGTATTGCACAGCTACAGAAAGATTGTCATACAAAAGAGAAGTGAGCTGGTATCGAGGCAGGAGACCGAGAACTGCTTTTTCAAGAAGCCAGGTTGGTATCCCACCGACCTTCTTCTAAAATTTACCAAAATGCATTATGCGTAATGCTGATTTAATTTATTAGAGAGAACACATTTCATTTAATCTGAAATTCATTACACATATGCCCATATGGAGAGTaattttgtgatcttgggcaagtcacttaaccctccattgcctcaggtacaaacttcctgtgacagagaaatatccagagtacctgaatgtaactcaccttgagctactactgaaaaagatgtgagcaaaatctaaataaataaacagggtgACTAAAGCTATTGGGGCATGTAGCACAAGAAATATGCTATACCTGTTTGATAAAGACAACATGTGTAcctatataaatataaattaacatatacatccagcttctcctacatatgcacgcaaatttggaatgaattaccaaaatccataaaaataacacatgACATAGCgaacttccgtaaactattgaaaacttatttatttaagaaagcatacaataaaaATTCATCCTAAATGCAAATTAACAAAACGTACCTATACAacatgtattctctatatctTAACTGTTTTTTGCTATATTATCTCGATTGGTAGTTTAATgttcctaattgttcaagttaattttgtcatgaatgaagtttaacctattaccttcaGCTCTTATCATAAGACAAACTTTCCTCCTATAACCTAACCCACTCTGTCCCtctacctcaactatgtatttctcctatccggaactggtaatcaccacttacggaactatgtaagccacattgagcctgcaaataggtgggaaaatgtgggatacaaatgttataaataaatataattttataaTATTATCGAAGGGAAAGTAGGTGCACATCcactctgaggggtccttttacttggCTGCTATCACAGGTTAAAATGGTTTACTTTGGTAAGTTTGagatttgtgtgtgcaaactGCACgcaaaaaatatttacattttgtCCATGGAGCGTGTcggagtggagagtgggcattttagtgctgatcagttagcacagctacattaccgcacgctaactgattagcatgggattagcacgtgagcccttaccgccctaagtaagtgctcacatgctaattttttttatGGCTGAGTGATAATGGCAACATTTGCTTGTTCTGTCATTGTTGAATGCAGTTTACACTAAACTTTTGACCAACTGACCCCGACGCAGCTTACCAAAATGCTGGCCACCGCCAGTCACGGTCTGGTTTCTAGTTTTGCTGGGAGAAAGAGATTATGCAGCTAAGTATTTTAAGTTGATGTTTTGCTATTTAATAAAAATCATGTGTtcattttgggagtttttttttttttgctgctgatgaagaagtcctgctctATCAGCTGATAGCTGGGAGCTTCTGGAGGCTTTTCCCTTGCTTATTTACCTCTGTATAAGGAACCTCAACCTGTTAATTTGTGTTTATAAaccttagcacatggccattaattggaaaatcagccattttactgctgtggtaaaaatgcccttagcacacaggaaagacctgcataaaggTGAACTAAGGACACTTTCTACTGCTACCTGTATGTGCTCGTAAAACCAGGTACCTAACCATATATTGTATAACATTTGTGCTTAAGTGTCAATCCCATACCCTCTCTGCTTTATTCTCCCTGCTTGGGAACACCTATGCATCATATATCATGTAATAGTAGAGGATATATTTCTGTGTGACTACTTTTTACATGTGTGTTTCCTGATGCAATTCAAactccttataaaattatcctcacagtgggggattctatatatggtgactaaagttgtgagCGCAAATCAGTGCACATTgctgatttgtgtgcacaacttaaggggcccttttattaaactgcggcaaaaaggggccgTGCACTAGcggcggtggccatttttgccatatgCTAGGGTCTATTTTACCGCAGCGggcaaaaatggccaaaaatgaaatggccatgaggtaagttcgcacttgccctGTGGCTATTTTGGGAGGAGCACATACTGCCACCCTTTGAGGTAGTGGAAAAGGCTCccatgctagcctggcggtaacaCCCTGTGgaaataacaaccaattattggcgtaaattggccttaattgggatgTACACGCAGATCGTATTTTATAATGCTCCTCTCTTAAATCCTGTAGTGTgtaaattcaagggggcatggcaaGGGTCATTTTGGGGGTAAAACAGCATAACAGACACAGaaaaagagcaacactgggcttccaggatcaggataatcaatgtcctcctttattgaatgatgacccgacacgggccgtgtttcagcgcacaggcgcctgcttcaggggtcccaACAACAGAAGTGACTCTTGCCCTGCTGCTGCCTAGTACCTAGGGACATTTTGGGGGGCATTCCAGATGCCATTTATGCGCTTACAGCTGGTCTATAAAGGGCacagatcctttatagaatagcagtcaTCGCTTacatttttcagcgctgatttttcaacaccatttatagaatccagtctACAGTGTACAATTTTTGGAACAGGAGACTTTGAGATATTTTGGGGGGAAAATCTTTTGCTTGAATGAATTCAATTGTGTTTTTGCTGAATGGTAGCTGAATTATTTGCCTATTTTCCTCAGATTGAAATGCTGGAGACTGTTTTTAGAGTGAACTCCTATCCTGGCATTGACATAAGAGAAGAATTAGCGCACAAATTAGATTTAGATGAAGACAGAATTCAGGTAACTTTTTCACTTGCTAATTTGCCATTTTGAATAAACCTACTTGTCTTTCTGATGGAACTTGTATTTTAGGATTTTCTATAAGgggaggggtcttttacttaggtgcgccggcgtttttagcatgcattaaaaataggtgcgtgctaaacgctaaagatgcccataggaatgcatgggtgtctttagcgtttagcgcacacctatttttaatgcacactaaaaacgccagtgtgctttagcaaaagaccccctgcCAATCTCTGGAAGTACTGCAAGATCCCCAGATGATGACAACTAGAAAAACCTTTATCCAATTTGGAGTAAAAATGCATTTTGTTTATTCCTACTGATTCAGCTGCATTCTTCTTTTCCTCTGCCCTGTTATTCACATATGCACTGTTTGAAAATGCTGCACAAACCTGGAAGTGTCATGCAGTCCTAAGGGTGAATTTGTTTTCTCCTTTGAATTTTAGATCTGGTTCCAAAACCGCCGTGCCAAGCTGAAAAGATCGCATCGGGAATCTCAGTTCCTAATGGCAAAAAACACATTTACCACAAATCTGCAAGAGTAGGGGAATGAGTGGAAGTTCATAGCAACTTAGTACGATCTGATTAGCAATAATTAAGGGCGTTATTCCGACCCTTTTGCTTTCGGCTGCTGAATTCTACTGATGTACATATacagtgtctggaaaaaaaatcagaccCCTTACGTAACTGCaactgtttaaacatttagtatgacctccgaaaatacattagtccaaactttgaggtccttttacaaaggcgtgctgaaaaatggcttccggcagtgtaggcacgggttttgggcatgcgctgatccattttttttagcacgcctgtaaaaaatcctttttaaattttttgccaaaaatggacgtgtgtcaaaatgaaaatggccacgcgtccattttgggtctgagaccttactgccagccattgacctagcggtaaagactcacgtgg
This is a stretch of genomic DNA from Microcaecilia unicolor chromosome 6, aMicUni1.1, whole genome shotgun sequence. It encodes these proteins:
- the HESX1 gene encoding homeobox expressed in ES cells 1 produces the protein MANTPVCAATTGPSPNMQKGICLVGNKSSQCSFSIESILGLDKAREYTLALKPYRPWLEPGINSVFFVCFVGEDASNPCLHIPILSYENPFFHAVNYTMPGERIVHYEKYCTATERLSYKREVSWYRGRRPRTAFSRSQIEMLETVFRVNSYPGIDIREELAHKLDLDEDRIQIWFQNRRAKLKRSHRESQFLMAKNTFTTNLQE